A stretch of the Rosa rugosa chromosome 5, drRosRugo1.1, whole genome shotgun sequence genome encodes the following:
- the LOC133708240 gene encoding WUSCHEL-related homeobox 1-like, whose protein sequence is MELQQQQPTEEGGNTQAAGSSANMDFWRSRTRWIPTPEQIRILKDLYYVKGFKCPSTEHIHEICLQLNQYGHVEGKNIYFWFQNVRAREKQMNRCNQAAPVPMGTSSLGTGGSIDLNFGSTGSTGAGGSIDINFGPAGGSIDINFGSTSSTDDGRSIDLNFGSTYSTGGQTSLQQRGGDHQEVQTLPLFPVHGEDVFGNLKTTSEEGSAFGYYSGGSGGYHSGSNVSLELSLNPSGAAD, encoded by the exons atggaactacaacaacagcaaccaacagaggagggaggaaacacccaagcagctggaagtagtgccaacatggatttctggcgaagccgtaccagatggattcctactccagaacaaataagaatcctcaaggatctttactacgtcaagggatttaagtgcccatctacagagcacattcacgagatctgcctccagctgaaccagtatggacatgttgagggtaagaacatttacttttggttccagaacgtcagggctcgagagaagcagatgaataggtgtaatcaggctgctccagtgcccatgggaactagttctcttggtactggtggatccatcgatctcaattttgggtccactggttctactggtgctggtggatccatcgacatcaattttgggccagctggtggatccatcgacatcaattttgggtccactagttctactgatgatggtagatccattgatctcaactttggttccacctattctactg gaggacaaacatccctacaacaacgaggaggagatcaccaggaggttcaaactcttcctctgttccccgtgcacggcgaggacgtctttggtaacctgaagactacttccgaggaaggtagcgcatttggttactattctggtggctcaggcggttaccacagtggctcaaacgtttctcttgagctcagcctcaacccatccggagctgctgactag